The proteins below come from a single Osmerus mordax isolate fOsmMor3 chromosome 3, fOsmMor3.pri, whole genome shotgun sequence genomic window:
- the cbx8a gene encoding chromobox protein homolog 8a, with the protein MGCVELNSESSGKKKIYINDIEVNMELSAVGERVFAAESIIKRRIRRGRLEYLVKWKGWSQKYSTWEPEENILDARLFAAFEERERERELFGPKKRGPKPETFLLKAKAKARVKTYEFRREIPRGIQVSYPVPEPVFTPRAREGLRAVVPTIFPPSTVNRGESVRLRPSGPERRPRLASQSSFRVEEFVNVPKKRGPKPKVHSRFDINSDSSSTVPANKSRLGEVEEYDLSKTQRHYPHEEETSNKSVIQLTRKFQEDTTITQKASSAQRQVGSASHSRTMNRDNGHPLMAGPEHQSHRTNDCPGAISIQHPKLKHLSKNYRHNSDYINQDQPTVVAKIPESINVDKPSKVSWTPCLGNLEKVVVTDVTTNFLTVTIKESSTDQGFFKPKR; encoded by the exons ATGGGATGTGTGGAATTAAACAGCGAGAGCAgtggaaagaaaaaaatatatataaacgaCATTGAAGTAAACATGGAGCTGTCGGCTGTTGGGGAGAGAGTGTTCGCTGCCGAGTCCATCATTAAACGACGTATACGACGG GGCCGATTGGAATATCTTGTGAAATGGAAGGGCTGGTCTCAAAA GTATAGCACCTGGGAACCCGAGGAAAACATTCTCGATGCAAGGCTCTTCGCAGCATTCGAGGAGAG GGAACGCGAGAGGGAATTATTTGGGCCGAAGAAGAGGGGGCCCAAACCTGAAACATTTCTGCTGAAG gcCAAAGCTAAAGCAAGAGTAAAGACATATGAATTCCGGAGAGAAATTCCAAGGGGTATTCAAGTTTCATACCCTGTCCCAGAGCCTGTCTTTACGCCGAGAGCTCGAGAGGGGTTAAGAGCCGTTGTCCCCACAATATTTCCTCCAAGCACCGTCAACAGAGGGGAGAGTGTGCGTCTAAGACCGTCGGGGCCTGAGAGAAGGCCTCGACTTGCCTCTCAATCCTCATTCAGGGTGGAGGAATTTGTTAATGTTCCCAAAAAGAGAGGACCAAAGCCCAAAGTACACTCACGTTTTGACATAAATTCTGACAGCTCTTCAACTGTACCTGCAAATAAGAGCAGGTTGGGGGAGGTGGAAGAATATGATCTGTCTAAAACACAAAGGCATTATCCTCACGAGGAAGAAACTTCAAATAAAAGCGTTATCCAGCTAACACGAAAGTTTCAAGAAGACACAACCATCACGCAAAAAGCAAGCAGTGCACAAAGGCAAGTGGGGAGTGCATCCCACTCACGCACCATGAACCGAGACAATGGACACCCCCTCATGGCCGGACCTGAACATCAAAGCCACAGGACTAACGACTGCCCAGGTGCCATATCTATTCAACACCCCAAGTTGAAACACTTATCTAAGAACTATCGACACAACAGTGATTACATAAATCAAGACCAGCCCACCGTAGTTGCCAAAATACCGGAATCAATTAATGTTGACAAGCCCTCAAAGGTGTCTTGGACCCCATGTCTGGGCAACTTAGAGAAGGTGGTGGTGACAGATGTGACAACAAACTTTTTGACAGTCACCATAAAAGAGAGCAGCACGGACCAAGGTTTTTTTAAGCCTAAAAGATAA